The proteins below come from a single uncultured Fusobacterium sp. genomic window:
- the garR gene encoding 2-hydroxy-3-oxopropionate reductase: MKVGFIGLGIMGKPMCKNVLKAGYEVIAFDFNKAAVEEVVACGAKAASCGKEVGENCEVLITMLPNSPHVKAALFNEGGAAEGLKAGCTVIDMSSINPVESQNIAKKLTEYGVELLDAPVSGGEPKAIDGTISVMVGGKQETFDKYYDLMMSMAGSVVRVGDVGAGNTTKLANQIIVALNIAALSEAFVLCEKAGVDPQLVFDAIKGGLAGSTVMNAKAPMMISRNFEPGFRIELHIKDLQNALDTSHAINVSLPLTSQVMEIMQALKVDGREKKDHSAILNYYEKINNLIVGNKD, from the coding sequence ATGAAAGTTGGTTTTATTGGACTTGGAATAATGGGAAAACCTATGTGTAAAAATGTTTTAAAAGCTGGATATGAAGTAATAGCATTTGACTTCAATAAAGCAGCGGTAGAAGAAGTTGTTGCTTGTGGTGCAAAAGCTGCTTCATGTGGAAAAGAAGTTGGAGAAAATTGTGAAGTATTAATAACTATGTTGCCTAATTCTCCACATGTAAAAGCTGCTCTTTTTAATGAGGGAGGTGCAGCTGAAGGATTAAAAGCTGGTTGTACAGTTATTGATATGAGTTCTATCAATCCTGTAGAAAGTCAAAATATAGCTAAAAAATTAACTGAATATGGAGTAGAACTTTTAGATGCCCCTGTATCTGGTGGAGAACCTAAAGCAATAGATGGAACTATTTCAGTAATGGTTGGAGGAAAACAAGAAACTTTTGATAAATATTATGATTTAATGATGTCTATGGCTGGTTCTGTTGTTAGAGTTGGAGATGTTGGAGCAGGAAATACTACTAAACTTGCTAATCAAATTATAGTTGCTTTAAATATAGCTGCTTTAAGTGAAGCATTTGTTCTATGTGAAAAAGCAGGAGTTGATCCACAATTAGTATTTGATGCTATAAAAGGAGGACTAGCTGGAAGTACTGTTATGAATGCTAAAGCACCTATGATGATTTCTAGAAATTTTGAACCTGGATTTAGAATTGAATTACATATAAAAGATTTACAAAATGCTTTAGATACATCTCATGCTATTAATGTATCTTTACCTTTAACTTCTCAAGTAATGGAAATTATGCAAGCTTTAAAAGTAGATGGAAGAGAGAAAAAAGACCACTCTGCTATTCTTAACTACTATGAAAAAATTAATAATTTAATAGTTGGAAATAAAGACTAA
- a CDS encoding enolase C-terminal domain-like protein produces MIPKIVEMNVIPVAGYDSMLLNLSGAHGPFFTRNIVILKADNGEIGVGEVPGGEKIRQTLEDAKSLVVGKSIGEYKNIVKSIYDTFKDRDASGRGTQTFDLRTTVHAMTAVEAPLLDLMGKFLGVPVAALLGEGQQREKVKVLGYLFYIADKNKTDLPYIDNDDNSDDWGKIRRKEAMTPEAVVELAKAAHKRYGFEDFKLKGGVLKGKEEIKAIKALHEAFPNARITLDPNGAWSLKEAVELCKDMHGILAYAEDPCGAEDGFSGREIMAEFRKATGLPTATNMIATDWRQMQHSVALNSVSIPLADPHFWTMEGSVRVGQMCNEFGLTWGSHSNNHFDISLAMFSHVAAAVPGNITAIDTHWIWQDGQDLTKNSHKIVNGEITVPKDVPGLGIEIDMDKIMAAHKLYVDNNLGARDDAAAMQYLIKDWKFDNKRPCLDRD; encoded by the coding sequence ATGATACCTAAAATTGTTGAAATGAATGTTATTCCAGTAGCTGGATATGATAGTATGCTTCTTAACCTTAGTGGAGCTCATGGACCTTTCTTTACTAGAAACATTGTTATCTTAAAAGCTGACAATGGAGAAATTGGAGTAGGAGAAGTTCCTGGTGGAGAAAAAATTAGACAAACTCTTGAAGATGCAAAATCTTTAGTAGTTGGAAAAAGTATTGGAGAATATAAAAATATAGTAAAAAGTATATATGATACTTTTAAAGATAGAGATGCTTCTGGAAGAGGAACTCAAACTTTTGACCTCAGAACAACAGTACATGCAATGACTGCAGTAGAAGCTCCTTTATTAGACCTTATGGGGAAATTTTTAGGTGTTCCTGTAGCAGCCTTATTAGGAGAAGGACAACAAAGAGAAAAAGTAAAAGTTTTAGGATACCTTTTCTATATAGCTGATAAAAATAAAACTGACTTACCTTATATAGATAATGATGATAATTCTGATGATTGGGGAAAAATTAGAAGAAAAGAAGCTATGACTCCAGAAGCAGTTGTTGAATTAGCAAAAGCTGCTCACAAAAGATATGGATTTGAAGATTTTAAATTAAAAGGTGGAGTTTTAAAAGGTAAAGAAGAGATAAAAGCTATAAAAGCTTTACATGAAGCTTTTCCTAATGCTAGAATTACTTTAGATCCTAATGGAGCTTGGTCTCTAAAAGAGGCAGTTGAGTTATGTAAAGATATGCATGGTATTTTAGCTTATGCTGAAGATCCTTGTGGAGCTGAAGACGGTTTCTCTGGAAGAGAAATTATGGCTGAATTTAGAAAAGCAACAGGACTTCCTACAGCTACTAATATGATAGCTACTGACTGGAGACAAATGCAACACTCTGTAGCTTTAAATAGCGTATCTATACCACTTGCTGATCCTCATTTTTGGACTATGGAAGGTTCTGTAAGAGTTGGACAAATGTGTAATGAATTTGGATTAACTTGGGGATCACACTCAAATAACCACTTTGATATATCTTTAGCTATGTTCAGTCACGTTGCAGCTGCAGTTCCTGGAAATATAACTGCTATAGATACTCACTGGATTTGGCAAGATGGACAAGACTTAACTAAAAATTCTCATAAAATAGTTAATGGAGAAATTACAGTTCCTAAAGATGTACCAGGTCTTGGAATTGAAATTGATATGGATAAAATTATGGCAGCACATAAATTATATGTAGATAATAACCTAGGGGCTAGAGATGATGCAGCTGCTATGCAATATTTGATCAAAGATTGGAAATTTGATAATAAAAGACCTTGTTTAGATAGAGATTAA
- a CDS encoding dihydrodipicolinate synthase family protein, translating to MDLNLLKGIYVPILTPMTEEENVDYARLRKHVNFLIDNGIHGILAHGSNSEFYMFDDEEYEKITKTIVDEVAGRIPVIMGIGAIRTSKCIKLAKMAKAVGADAVALLQPMFLKPTEEELFLHYKTVAEATDLPLLIYNNPRIGYTLSGDLVEKLAREVKNIVGIKDSSGDINQVLEFIRRTRDTGFKVFGGKDTLLFSSLSIGAVGGVCTTGNIFPQMITSIYNKYVEGDIQGSLELQFQFNPVRLSMDKASFPVATKDMANINKMNVGNPIKPSLPSKENIVQFMANKMDKAGLLKR from the coding sequence ATGGATTTAAACTTACTTAAAGGAATCTATGTTCCTATTCTTACTCCAATGACAGAAGAGGAAAATGTAGATTACGCTAGATTAAGAAAACATGTTAATTTTCTTATAGATAATGGAATTCATGGGATTTTAGCACATGGAAGTAACAGTGAATTCTATATGTTTGATGATGAAGAATATGAAAAAATTACTAAAACTATTGTTGATGAAGTTGCTGGTAGAATCCCTGTAATTATGGGAATTGGTGCCATCAGAACATCAAAATGTATTAAATTAGCTAAAATGGCCAAAGCTGTTGGTGCTGATGCAGTAGCTTTACTTCAACCTATGTTTTTAAAACCAACAGAAGAGGAATTATTCCTTCACTATAAAACTGTTGCTGAAGCAACTGACCTTCCTCTTTTGATTTATAATAATCCTAGAATTGGTTACACTCTTTCAGGAGATTTAGTTGAAAAATTAGCAAGAGAAGTAAAAAATATTGTTGGTATAAAAGATTCTAGTGGAGATATAAATCAAGTTTTAGAATTTATTAGAAGAACTAGAGATACTGGATTTAAGGTTTTTGGTGGAAAAGATACACTACTTTTCTCTTCTCTATCAATTGGAGCTGTTGGAGGAGTATGTACTACAGGAAATATTTTCCCTCAAATGATAACTTCTATCTACAATAAGTATGTAGAAGGAGATATTCAAGGTTCTCTTGAGCTTCAATTCCAATTCAATCCTGTTAGATTATCTATGGATAAAGCTAGCTTCCCTGTAGCTACTAAAGACATGGCAAATATCAATAAAATGAATGTAGGAAATCCTATAAAACCAAGCCTTCCATCTAAAGAAAATATAGTACAATTTATGGCTAACAAAATGGATAAGGCTGGTTTATTAAAAAGGTAG
- a CDS encoding glycerate kinase: MEDLKVIIAVDSFKGSATSKEVEDYIESGILKYKKDNISIKKIPIADGGEGTVEAIVEATSGEYKYLEVKGPLGDTVKAKFGIIKNNIAVMEMAESSGINLVPRENLNPYKATTYGVGQILKQILDMGIKEIYIGIGGSATNDGGAGMLAALGAKFYDSQNNEIGYTPIELSRLSRIDLTNFDSRVTKTKITILSDVRNILCGENGASYIYGPQKGASKEDIVNLDCILNNYGNIIDEYLGEKNSIKPGSGAAGGLGYALLSVCKAEFNEGIIKIMELIELEENLKDADLVITGEGRIDNQSVNGKAPVGIALTAKKYNIPVIAIVGSSDKNLTDIYKNGIDLVLDIINEPMSLDKAIKNVKELLEFTGEKAIRAFYLGR; this comes from the coding sequence ATGGAAGATTTAAAAGTAATTATAGCTGTTGACTCTTTTAAAGGAAGTGCTACTTCAAAAGAGGTTGAAGATTATATTGAAAGTGGGATTTTAAAATATAAAAAAGATAATATCTCCATAAAAAAGATTCCTATTGCAGATGGAGGAGAGGGAACTGTTGAAGCAATAGTTGAAGCAACTTCTGGTGAATATAAATATTTAGAAGTTAAAGGTCCTTTAGGAGATACAGTTAAAGCTAAATTTGGTATAATAAAAAATAATATTGCAGTTATGGAGATGGCAGAATCTTCTGGAATAAATCTTGTTCCTCGTGAAAATTTGAATCCTTATAAAGCTACAACTTATGGAGTTGGACAAATTCTTAAACAAATTTTAGATATGGGAATTAAAGAAATATATATAGGTATTGGTGGAAGTGCTACTAATGATGGTGGTGCTGGAATGCTTGCTGCATTAGGTGCTAAATTTTATGATTCTCAAAATAATGAAATTGGATATACTCCTATTGAGTTAAGTAGATTATCAAGAATTGATTTAACAAATTTTGATTCAAGAGTAACAAAAACTAAAATAACTATTTTATCTGATGTTAGAAATATTCTATGTGGTGAAAATGGAGCATCGTATATATATGGACCACAAAAAGGAGCCTCTAAAGAAGACATTGTAAATCTTGACTGCATCTTAAATAATTATGGTAATATTATTGATGAATATCTTGGAGAAAAAAATTCTATTAAACCTGGTAGTGGAGCAGCTGGTGGACTAGGATATGCTCTTCTAAGTGTCTGTAAAGCTGAATTTAATGAAGGAATTATCAAAATTATGGAATTAATTGAATTAGAAGAAAATCTTAAAGATGCTGATTTAGTTATTACTGGAGAAGGAAGAATTGATAATCAATCTGTAAATGGTAAAGCTCCTGTTGGAATAGCACTTACAGCAAAAAAATATAATATTCCTGTTATTGCAATAGTTGGTAGTTCAGATAAAAATTTGACAGATATTTATAAAAATGGTATAGATTTAGTATTAGATATTATAAATGAACCTATGTCCCTAGATAAAGCAATCAAAAATGTAAAAGAATTATTAGAATTTACAGGTGAAAAGGCTATCAGAGCTTTTTATTTAGGAAGATAG
- a CDS encoding D-2-hydroxyacid dehydrogenase translates to MAKIIITIPMTEEDKKIITEITSLPSSDICYLRAENVTQEILEDCEIILGNIPSQLLQNSKKLKWIHLNSAGINSYVDILSNKDITLTNSTGAYDLALAEHALALIFALKKKIPNYIKNQQECIWKDEGEVQSIFNSKTLIIGLGNIGKELGKKLYFLGSNISGVKKNLNNYPEFIKNIYSLEELDNILPNFDIVISILPETSETINLFNIEKFKKMKKSSIFINIGRGTTVSSNDLYFALENNIISGAGIDVTHIEPLPKNHQLWQSKNLILTPHIAGGYHLNYTLDNVRKLAIENLKAYFLNKPLKNIVTSKKGY, encoded by the coding sequence ATGGCAAAAATTATTATAACTATACCTATGACAGAAGAAGATAAAAAAATAATAACTGAGATTACTTCACTTCCATCAAGTGATATCTGTTATTTACGTGCTGAAAATGTAACTCAAGAGATTTTAGAAGATTGTGAAATAATCTTAGGAAATATCCCTTCTCAGCTTCTACAAAATAGTAAAAAGCTTAAATGGATTCATCTAAATAGTGCTGGGATCAATTCCTATGTTGATATTCTTTCTAATAAAGATATAACTCTTACTAATTCTACTGGAGCTTATGATTTAGCTCTTGCAGAACATGCTCTAGCTCTAATTTTTGCTTTAAAGAAAAAAATTCCTAATTATATAAAAAATCAACAAGAGTGTATTTGGAAAGATGAAGGAGAGGTACAATCTATTTTTAATTCTAAAACCCTTATTATTGGTCTTGGAAATATTGGTAAAGAATTAGGAAAAAAATTATATTTTCTTGGAAGTAATATTTCTGGTGTTAAAAAAAATCTAAATAATTATCCAGAGTTTATAAAAAATATATATTCTCTTGAAGAACTAGATAATATTTTACCTAATTTTGATATTGTGATCTCTATTTTGCCTGAAACCTCTGAAACTATTAATCTATTTAATATAGAAAAATTTAAAAAAATGAAAAAAAGTTCTATTTTTATCAATATTGGAAGAGGGACTACTGTTTCAAGTAACGATTTATATTTTGCTTTAGAAAATAATATTATAAGTGGTGCTGGAATTGATGTTACTCATATTGAACCTCTTCCTAAAAATCATCAACTTTGGCAGAGTAAAAATTTAATTCTTACTCCCCATATAGCTGGTGGTTATCATCTAAATTATACACTTGATAATGTCAGAAAATTAGCTATTGAAAATTTAAAAGCCTATTTTCTAAATAAACCATTAAAAAATATAGTTACTTCTAAAAAAGGATATTAA